DNA sequence from the Armigeres subalbatus isolate Guangzhou_Male chromosome 1, GZ_Asu_2, whole genome shotgun sequence genome:
CTTTCCGAGCGGGGTATTGCAGCTGCGAATAGGGACTTTTACGGATTACGCAACCAGCTAGGTCCCACAGCATGCAGCCACAGTTACTCTATACAAacctctgattctaccagtggctcttcatggacatgaagcatggacgttaaaagaggcggaccggagagctttcggggtttttgagcgaaaagtgctgcgtacaatactcggagggaaactagaaaatggtgtgtggcgcagacgcatgaatcatgagctgtatcaagtttacaaagaagaaaatattttgaatcgtATAGAATAAGGCAGACTTCaatgggctggtcacttagtgtgaatgtcgtgaatgtcggaagaaagaatagcgaaaacaatatttaacagaaaaccagataggggccggcgtaGAAGTGGTGGAACTTCGCGGTGGAATCAGACCTGAGGACCcaaaacgttcggggaaactggaggaacatcgcccaagaccgacgattatggagctctacaatacgccagacataggtgtatcgacgctgcaGCCAAtaaggtatccaggtaggtatgtCAACAAAATTACAATTATCGTAATCGCCTGgtgctgccccacgaactctcggCATAAAATTTACATGTAGAagagtatcttgtaggcggcgttcagcaatgtgattacgcAGTAGTTGCtgtaatccagcttatcgccctttttgtagatgggatacaCGATATCTTCCATCCACtactgcggcagaacctcatcctcccaaaccttggtaattacccagtgcagcgctctagccagtgcctcaccaccgtgtttaaacagctctcctggtagtgtTTTTTttgccggccgatctcctcctggatttcctggagattcgaagccggaagtcgtatgtcctgcgcacgtatgtcgtatgtcctgcgctcCCAGGTTCATTACCGTACCatcaccgttgtctgccacatcgccattcaggtgctcttcgtagtgctgccgccacctttggatcacctaacgctcgttcgtaagaaggtttacgtttatgtccttacacatatcatattAAAAACAAGAAATGCTCTGTCTTTCTAATCGTAGAGCAAACATTCAAACTTATATTGTGAATACAAAATAAAAGTTTGTGCTAACTCATTCATTTTGGGCGAGACGAAGTTCGACGGGCCTGCTAGAGATATATAAACGGAAACGCGTCGGTTTATCACAgcctgcttcttctgttactatagCCGTTATGTAACttcgaaaaaataaaatcaataaaaattccgcggaaataattaaaaatttcgtttcgttccgtaaaatttcgaattaaatggaccttgattttcgtatcgtttcgaagtctcgaaagtaaatctatatttcgtttcgccCCGTTCCGAATCAACatggaaattatttcatttcttttcgttaggaaaaagtgtgttatcgcatacccttaccgcGGTGATtgcgcctttctcgtgcatgGGGCTACCCCAAATGGCATAattccatttggcataatgccgtttggcataagtccgtttggcataatgccatttggcataacgatttGAATAGCcaggggccatttggcataaagaccatttggcataacgaccgtttggcataataaagaaaaatagtcataattattttagggccatttggcataacgaccatttggcataaaaattaaaagaattatcAAAACTCTTGGAAGAAGCTCAATTTACATCTGTATTATTGCCTTTTTCTGGACATATGCGTATTTTAAGGAGTGATTTACTTTTTCTCCTAACGGGTGCCGTACAAAAAATGGGATTAAAAATGGCTCGGGATAAaaatacaaagaagtacagtttaatctgatatatgttatacaaagagttgtccttagtcttcaaacttagacTAATTAATTGGCATATGTTCCGTGGTTCGCCGTGCTGCTTAtgatcctgcttatgagttgcttCTTGGCTTTGGCATTACAATCACCTTTGTATACAATAGAGCTGAGTATATCAAATAATGCTTTggcagttttcacaacattttcacgaaaaatttacAAAGCGCGCCGCAGTATTTTTTGTTTCTACGACATGTTGTGAGCAGTGTTGGAGTGAAAGTGTGTGTGTGACAATTCTTAAAGTCATATTTATTTTGCCTTATTTCGggtaaatgcgtacttttaaagaaggagtcatttactcttttgcttcattccgggcaaatgcgtactttaaaagaaggagtcatctactcttttgcttcattccgggcaaatgcgtactttgaaagaaggagtcatcttttttgcttcatcccggggaaatgcatacttttaaagaaggagtcatctactcatTTGCCTAATTTGGGCAAAtgagtacttttaaagaaggagtcatcttcttttttgtttaatcccgggcaaatgcatacttttaaagaaggagtcatctactctgttgcattattccgggcaaatgcgtacttttaaagaaggatttatctttttttgcttcatcccggatAAATGCATACTCGCAatcgtaaacaatgccttttcctgcaagtttCTCAACAACAaggaccgctcccagctaaAAATCACTTGGAACTGatggcgctccgcgccttcaATCAAACAGAAGTGGAAAACATCCCCAAAAGTCtttaatcttcctgaaatcagcagaagaagtcaatgtttacgcgactttcgcccttatgaaacaacaatgtcgattgTCGATATATTCCTACGATTAACCTTTTTTGTGCCAAGTGGTAATTTTGCTAAACGGCCCGTTGTATTTCATTTATCAaggattatgccaaatggtcattatgccaaacggtcgttatgccaaatggcctcgaGGTAcccaacaaattatgccaaatggtcgttatgcctaatggtctttatgccaaatggcctttagaaattcaaatcgttatgccaaatggcattatgccaaacggccttatgccaaacggcattatgccatatgggcttCCCCCGCTGATCACATAGAACGAtctggcccattttcaataagaaacaatgggacaagcaGGATTTCccctcgaatgcaacttgttgcaagcaaatcggttcaaGATAAATTCCTAAAACATGAGTTtaattttgtgcacacacagaGACGGACATCAttttaattcgtcgagctgagtcgattgatatcacaaaatcgtctttggTTCGTGTACGAGaaggcaaaaaataatatttggacCTGCGATTCTTGCTGAGCAATGAGCAGCtcaaagttgttcccgtcctgctcgttcttttgtGTCAACAAATGAGCATGCGAGGGATTGGGaataacttcgagctgctcatggGACAGCATAAATGTAAATAGACGATTTTCGCGACAAGtcgcgactgttgtaacagctCTACTGTTACTATCTTAAAAAGAATTACACAATTCGTGATGGAATTGAAATGATTAAACAATTATGAAATAGGTTTTCGGAATAGATACAATCGTAATCAGTACTTTTGTTTAACCTTTTCTGGTTTATTTATTCTCCACCCGAACCACCTACATAGAACACACGTAGGGTCCTTCTCAATCAGCAAAACCATTGCCCCAACGAGGTAACGACTTAGAAGCCGCCACCGCTACCACCCCACGATCCAGCGGTCTGGGGTTCGTCCTCATTCCAATCATCAGCTTGCATCAACTGAGGAATGGCAGCCGGAGGGGCTGCCACAGCGGGAACGCCTGGGGCTGGCAGAGCGTTATCCTCGCCGGCCCAGTTGGTTTCCTCAACCACGAGCTGTTCTTCTGGGTAGAGATCCTTGGCAACTGGGGCAGCCTCGATGGCAGCCTGCTCCTTCTCGGCCTCCTCCGGGTCGCGGTAGAAGAATAGATCGGGCTTGATGTCCCACTTGTCGTGAGTGATCATGCCTCGCAGACGTAGCACTTCGCGGGCCAACAGCCACCACATTAGACCGATGGAGTGGGGAGATTTGTTGTTGCACGGGATGGCAATGTCCACGAACTTCAGCGGCGAATCGGTGTTGCAAAAAGCAATGACCGGAATGTTGACGTACGAGGCTTCGGTGACGGGCTGATGATCGGTCAACGGATCGGTGACGATCAGCAGACGCGGTTCACGGAAAGCCGGTTGAATCTGATTGGTGAAGGCACCGGGCGTGAAACGACCAGCAGTCGGGGTAGCCTGGGTGTAATGGGCGAACTTCAGCACGGCACGCTGTCCAAATGGACGGGACGAGATGGCGAAGACCTTGGAGGATAGAAACGTAGAAATTTTGTAGCATTTGTGTAAAACACTAACTGATGAGATAAAAGAGAAAACACGGCTCGTTCCAAATAAAACTCGTCATCCCTGAAACTCCGTTGTATTTCAAATCATGTGCACCGAAGAGATTATTGGATTCAAATCCAGCTCCGGCAGTGGATTGAAATCTAGTTTTTTCTGTCTGGTTTTCTACGCTAAAGGATCCATTCAAATGAGACCCAACAACGATGATGGCCAGAGTAATAAAAGTTTTACAGTAGGTTCTCGGTTtgacgaatttttttttggaatgtaAAAGCGCGACTTTGGCCAAAGGTTTCGTCAAATCAGTAACTTAGAAGTTATGCGTCATGGGTATTCCGacccgaaagatggaaaagtTAGTTCATCATCTTGACGTGAAACCTTTATCGACGCATTTCAATAGCCATTGTTTTGCTATGCATTCATTAAATACAAAGCAAATATTCCTTACCTCTCCGGGGAATTCGATGCTGGCGATGCAACGGGCAGCGAGCAGCAACTTCTCCCAGGTACGGCCCAGGTTGATGATGTGCACTCCGTCCGGGCGGCGCTTGTACACGTAGGATTCCATCTGGAAGTTCACCGAGGTGCTGCCGACGTGGGTCGTCGCGGCCAACATCTTGGTGACATCGTCATCCTTCAGAGCGAGAATGTCTAGATTTCCCGACATCGTTACGTTAACTTGGGAGTAACGATTTAACCTGAAAATGAAATTCAAACACCATGAAGATAAACATTGATGGACCGGATGTTGTATTGATTCGAGGTTATGTTTGAAAACAATTCCTCATGAATTCTTTATAAATTGTCTATTTGTTCCTTAATCACTTTTatgcatgaattaattttatcaATTAGGTATTAAGATCCAATTAATAAACAATCTTATGCAGGAATATTTAATTTCTAAAGTATTTTGTTTTGTAAAACACGTGTAACACAAAAGTTTTTGAGTAAGCCAATATTTGAGCTGCGGAAATTTTCACTACCTACTCAAATTTGATCAATCATATTGTATAGCTCCTGATTACCATTATCACAACTaaaatttataaacaatttcCAACAAAAACCTTCAAAATTACACATTTTTAGCAGGAGCTCGATCACTTACGTAGTAAATGCCACTGGGAGTGAAATAGAAATGGACGATTTCAGGGATCGGAGCTTTCCGCGTAGACTTTTCGTGCTATTTTTGTTTGCGGTTGAGTTTGACAGTTTTGtggaaatttacacgaaaaagCTCTCAATGGGGGTAGGAATCTGTAGAAATATGTTCTTTATAATGCAGcatacacaccagtcaagcagtttgacgaacattgactcctcccccaagaaaacgcttcggttgatactttgtttgaacgtgcactcagcgaactggactatcgaaattcataactggcccgttatgaatcttcgaccgattatttcaacaacagtgcttcttatacactaccaaaaatccacacatttttattggcaaaaatccatcaCGGATAACTTCGTAAACTCATTTATGAGTAAAAATTTAACCATTTTTGGATCTTGTATTGAGCTGTCAGAAAATggggaaaatttgacaacttCAAGTGGGTGAAAAAACACCCATTTTGGGAATATTGACCGACATTAAAAACGTTTATTTGGAAACCCataaatgggtgaaaaaatactTGTGAATTTTCGTATCGTATACGCTCTGCCATCAGTTGCATGTTGCGACATTGCAGAAGCTCAAAAAATCTTTGTGACCTGATAGCCGCGGAAACCACGGATAAGCTTAAACGTAAGCAATTAAAATCTTTTCAATTTAATATCATAAATCTTTACATTGTTTTTTGATTTATCAGGATCGAAACAGATGGAAGCAAGGATGAAAACGAGGAGTACATCTTCAACCATACC
Encoded proteins:
- the LOC134206778 gene encoding small ribosomal subunit protein uS2; amino-acid sequence: MSGNLDILALKDDDVTKMLAATTHVGSTSVNFQMESYVYKRRPDGVHIINLGRTWEKLLLAARCIASIEFPGEVFAISSRPFGQRAVLKFAHYTQATPTAGRFTPGAFTNQIQPAFREPRLLIVTDPLTDHQPVTEASYVNIPVIAFCNTDSPLKFVDIAIPCNNKSPHSIGLMWWLLAREVLRLRGMITHDKWDIKPDLFFYRDPEEAEKEQAAIEAAPVAKDLYPEEQLVVEETNWAGEDNALPAPGVPAVAAPPAAIPQLMQADDWNEDEPQTAGSWGGSGGGF